In a single window of the Streptomyces sp. CGMCC 4.7035 genome:
- a CDS encoding MarR family winged helix-turn-helix transcriptional regulator — translation MRRARSAGAEHFDGLSLAQVALLEPLATETDIPVGRLASSADVSVPTATRMLQQLETKGIVVRRRSFEDERRVLVSLTGEGAERLTLLRSRLRERQTRAYQAFTPTERALLVSLLQRLTELVCDSDTGSD, via the coding sequence ATGCGACGGGCCCGTTCGGCAGGGGCCGAGCACTTCGACGGACTCTCCCTCGCCCAGGTCGCACTGCTCGAACCGCTGGCCACGGAGACGGACATCCCGGTGGGCCGGCTGGCGAGCAGCGCGGACGTCAGCGTCCCCACTGCCACCCGCATGCTGCAGCAGCTGGAGACGAAGGGCATCGTGGTACGCCGCCGGTCCTTCGAGGACGAGCGACGGGTCCTGGTCAGCCTCACCGGGGAGGGAGCCGAGCGGCTCACCCTGCTCCGGTCCCGGCTGCGGGAGCGCCAGACCCGCGCCTACCAGGCATTCACGCCGACCGAGCGCGCCCTGCTCGTCAGCCTCTTGCAGCGGCTCACCGAACTCGTCTGCGATTCCGACACCGGTTCCGATTGA
- a CDS encoding NPP1 family protein, whose amino-acid sequence MRNPLPPARRRRRTTLAAVLGAVALVVAFPAQASADVLQLLPQNADGLEQTFSPAYDYDGDGCYATAAIGADGTINPGLKLGGDVNGHCHDYAQLANANTYSREKCNNGWCAVMYASYFEKDQATLGPLAVGHTHDWEHVMVWINNNQVQYVSVSQHTSYQVSAASAVRFDGTHPKIVYHKDGVSTHDFRFANTNDEPPENATGGWFYPRLVGWNGYPAGYRDKLMSADFGEATIKIKDGDFEYALAHSMPSGIPFDPNA is encoded by the coding sequence GTGCGTAACCCACTGCCTCCTGCAAGAAGACGCCGCAGGACGACGCTCGCCGCCGTGCTCGGCGCGGTGGCTCTCGTCGTGGCATTCCCGGCGCAGGCAAGCGCCGACGTGCTGCAGTTGCTGCCCCAGAACGCCGACGGCCTGGAGCAGACCTTCTCCCCCGCCTACGACTACGACGGCGACGGCTGCTACGCCACGGCCGCCATCGGTGCCGACGGCACCATCAACCCAGGTCTCAAGCTCGGCGGCGACGTCAACGGCCACTGCCACGACTACGCCCAACTGGCCAACGCCAACACCTACTCACGCGAGAAATGCAACAACGGCTGGTGCGCCGTGATGTACGCCAGCTACTTCGAGAAGGACCAGGCGACGCTCGGCCCCCTGGCCGTCGGACACACCCACGACTGGGAACACGTCATGGTGTGGATCAACAACAACCAGGTGCAGTACGTCTCGGTCTCCCAGCACACCAGCTACCAGGTGTCGGCTGCCTCGGCCGTCCGCTTCGACGGCACCCACCCGAAGATCGTTTACCACAAGGACGGCGTCTCGACGCATGACTTCCGCTTCGCCAACACCAACGACGAACCGCCGGAGAACGCCACCGGCGGCTGGTTCTACCCGCGCCTGGTGGGCTGGAACGGTTATCCCGCCGGCTACCGCGACAAGCTCATGAGCGCCGACTTCGGCGAGGCCACCATCAAGATCAAGGACGGCGACTTCGAGTACGCCCTCGCCCACTCCATGCCGTCCGGCATCCCCTTCGACCCGAACGCCTGA
- a CDS encoding SGNH/GDSL hydrolase family protein, with the protein MSPDKESVAAGRRARRRSLLTVVGALTGMALTVAPLSIANVASAATSSSQGKVTRVSAWSPSMTTGGPSFSNQTIRMVVHSSVAGSGARITLSNRYSTTPLDVSAVDVAVQAKGGEATRGTTRNITFGTSRHITIPAGEEAVSDVVPISVSAGENLLVSLYVPGTTGMSTWHSDAFDTTYIASGNHAGDDGAGAFGTTTTSWYYLAGLDVLSSSARGTVVAFGDSITDGYHSSTGTYTRWPDFLGRRLGAEPGPQKLSVVDAGIGGNRVLTDVPNLWQGVSALKRFRHDALGQPGVKDVILFEGINDIGNNAGPDGRPLSAQDLISGYRTLIGEAHAAHVNIIGATLMPDEGNGYYTPAAEAIRQSVNEWIRTSGAFDGVIDFDQTMRDPANPAALNPAYDSGDHIHPNDEGMKAMADAIDLRLLRT; encoded by the coding sequence ATGTCCCCCGACAAGGAAAGCGTGGCGGCGGGTCGCCGCGCGCGCCGCAGGTCCTTGCTGACCGTGGTCGGCGCACTGACCGGCATGGCCCTGACGGTCGCTCCGTTGAGCATCGCGAACGTGGCGAGTGCCGCCACGTCTTCGTCGCAGGGCAAGGTCACCAGGGTCAGCGCCTGGTCGCCCAGCATGACGACCGGAGGCCCGTCCTTCAGCAACCAGACCATCCGGATGGTGGTGCACAGCAGCGTCGCGGGCTCGGGCGCACGCATCACCCTGTCCAACCGGTACAGCACCACCCCGCTCGATGTCAGTGCCGTGGACGTGGCCGTCCAGGCCAAGGGTGGAGAGGCGACACGCGGCACCACGCGGAACATCACCTTCGGTACCTCCCGCCACATCACGATCCCCGCCGGCGAAGAGGCCGTCAGCGACGTCGTACCGATCTCGGTCAGCGCCGGGGAGAACCTGCTCGTCAGCCTCTACGTCCCCGGTACGACGGGAATGTCGACGTGGCACTCCGACGCCTTCGACACCACCTACATAGCCTCCGGCAACCACGCCGGTGACGACGGCGCCGGCGCGTTCGGCACCACCACGACCTCGTGGTACTACCTGGCAGGGCTGGACGTCCTGTCGTCGAGCGCGAGGGGCACCGTCGTCGCCTTCGGCGACTCCATCACGGACGGCTACCACTCCTCGACCGGCACCTACACCCGGTGGCCCGACTTCCTCGGACGCCGGCTGGGCGCCGAACCGGGCCCGCAGAAACTGAGTGTCGTCGACGCCGGCATCGGCGGAAACCGGGTACTCACCGACGTCCCGAACCTGTGGCAGGGGGTCAGCGCCCTGAAGCGCTTCAGGCACGACGCCCTCGGGCAGCCGGGCGTCAAAGACGTGATCCTCTTCGAAGGCATCAACGACATCGGCAACAACGCCGGCCCCGACGGCCGGCCGCTGTCGGCCCAGGACCTCATCAGCGGCTACCGCACGCTGATCGGCGAGGCGCATGCCGCCCACGTCAACATCATCGGCGCGACTCTGATGCCCGACGAAGGCAACGGGTACTACACGCCTGCCGCCGAGGCGATCCGACAGAGCGTCAATGAATGGATCCGCACCAGCGGCGCCTTCGACGGCGTCATCGACTTCGACCAGACCATGCGTGACCCCGCGAACCCGGCCGCCCTCAACCCGGCCTACGACTCGGGCGACCACATCCACCCCAACGACGAGGGCATGAAGGCAATGGCCGACGCGATCGACCTGCGGCTCCTGCGTACCTGA
- a CDS encoding glycosyl hydrolase family 95 catalytic domain-containing protein, protein MDTQHTESRDNHPSRRGFLALAAAAGTVAALGGLPAFTASAAPLRPTASPMLSAAAAAKNQLWWQAPGNSNSMIRQGLPVGNGRLGALVGNDPSSELLTITDATLWTGGRNDTLQSDGQFPYGRDDFGSLTLLAKLTVDIPAHDLGSVDNHRRTLDLAQGLVSASYDLSGVTYQRQVFASRPDDVIVLYFSQQGGGTYTGTVSLAGTHGESTTAGGTGRYASFGASLANGLKYGAAVTAYSGTGRVAVKGTAISFSGCRDLTVVVSGGTNYAPDAATDFRDPSVDPERLARTKVLNAAGHSASTLLHTHVADFRPVFEQLDINLGTSSATQRELDTWQRVQARYRDNVPDPELEAAYLQFGRYLMVSGSRGSLPMGLQGPWLDGNDPDWMGDYHTDINVQMNYWMADRAGLSGCFDAFADYCLAQLPSWTDVTQRLFNNPTNRYRNSSGKIAGWTVAISTNPYGGGGWWWHPAGNAWLCQSLFEHYEYTQNRAYLEKIYPLLKGAVEFWEARLITTTVTDASGTSREVLIADSDWSPEQGPLDAKGITYAQELVWNLFGNYHTATRVLGKDTSYSATIDGLRERLYLPVVSPKTGWLEEWMSPDNLGETTHRHLSPLIGLFPGDRIRPDDSTPKDILAGATALLTARGMDSYGWSNAWRSLCWSRLKNAENAYQLVVNNLKPSVGGGNGTAPNLFDIMDMGGGRGIFQIDANFGTPSAIIEMLVYSRPGHVELLPALPAAWAASGSVSGVGVRGGFVADLKWKNGKVTQVTLKSVGGRDTTVFAGSASRKISLKPGESVTLSNLG, encoded by the coding sequence GTGGACACTCAGCACACCGAATCGCGCGACAACCACCCGAGCCGCAGAGGATTCCTCGCCCTCGCCGCCGCGGCCGGCACAGTCGCCGCCCTCGGCGGTCTGCCCGCCTTCACCGCCTCGGCGGCCCCCCTCCGCCCCACCGCCTCGCCCATGCTGTCCGCGGCGGCCGCCGCGAAGAACCAGCTGTGGTGGCAGGCTCCCGGTAACTCCAACTCCATGATCCGGCAAGGCTTGCCGGTCGGGAACGGGCGCCTCGGGGCGCTCGTGGGCAACGACCCCTCCAGCGAACTGCTGACGATCACCGACGCGACCCTGTGGACCGGTGGTCGCAACGACACCCTGCAGAGCGACGGCCAGTTCCCCTACGGCCGGGACGACTTCGGCTCCCTGACCCTGCTGGCCAAGCTCACCGTCGACATCCCCGCGCACGACCTGGGTTCCGTCGACAACCACCGTCGCACCCTGGACCTCGCCCAGGGGCTCGTCAGCGCCTCGTACGACCTGTCCGGCGTCACCTACCAGCGGCAAGTCTTCGCCAGCCGCCCGGACGACGTCATCGTCCTGTACTTCTCCCAGCAGGGCGGTGGCACCTACACCGGTACCGTTTCCCTCGCCGGCACCCACGGCGAGTCCACCACCGCCGGCGGCACGGGGCGCTACGCCTCGTTCGGCGCCTCGTTGGCCAACGGACTGAAGTACGGCGCCGCCGTCACCGCGTACAGCGGCACCGGCAGGGTCGCGGTCAAGGGTACGGCGATCTCCTTCAGCGGCTGCCGGGATCTCACCGTCGTGGTCAGCGGCGGCACCAACTACGCGCCCGACGCGGCCACCGACTTCCGCGACCCGTCCGTGGACCCGGAGCGTTTGGCGCGGACCAAGGTCCTGAACGCGGCCGGCCACTCCGCGAGCACGCTGCTGCACACCCATGTCGCCGACTTCCGCCCGGTGTTCGAGCAGCTGGACATCAACCTCGGCACATCGTCCGCCACACAGCGCGAGCTGGACACCTGGCAACGGGTGCAGGCCCGCTACCGGGACAACGTCCCCGATCCGGAACTTGAGGCCGCATACCTGCAGTTCGGCCGCTATCTGATGGTCTCCGGGTCGCGGGGCAGCCTGCCGATGGGCCTACAGGGCCCATGGCTGGACGGCAACGACCCGGACTGGATGGGCGACTACCACACCGACATCAACGTCCAGATGAACTACTGGATGGCCGACCGGGCGGGCCTGTCCGGCTGCTTCGACGCCTTCGCGGACTACTGCCTCGCGCAGCTTCCCTCCTGGACGGACGTCACCCAGCGGCTGTTCAACAACCCGACCAACAGGTACCGCAACTCCAGCGGAAAGATCGCCGGTTGGACCGTCGCCATCTCCACCAATCCCTACGGCGGAGGCGGCTGGTGGTGGCACCCGGCCGGCAACGCCTGGCTGTGCCAGAGTCTGTTCGAGCACTACGAGTACACCCAGAACCGCGCCTACCTCGAGAAGATCTACCCCCTCCTCAAGGGCGCCGTCGAGTTCTGGGAGGCCCGCCTCATCACCACGACCGTCACCGACGCTTCCGGCACCTCGCGCGAGGTCCTCATCGCCGACAGCGACTGGTCGCCCGAGCAGGGCCCACTGGACGCCAAGGGCATCACCTACGCCCAGGAACTGGTGTGGAACCTCTTCGGCAACTACCACACCGCGACTCGGGTACTCGGCAAGGACACCTCCTACAGCGCGACCATCGACGGCCTGCGTGAGCGCCTGTACCTGCCCGTGGTCAGCCCCAAGACCGGCTGGCTGGAGGAGTGGATGTCGCCCGACAACCTGGGCGAGACCACACACCGGCACCTCTCCCCGCTCATCGGCCTCTTCCCCGGCGACCGGATCCGCCCGGACGACTCCACGCCGAAGGACATCCTCGCCGGCGCGACGGCCCTCCTGACCGCCCGTGGCATGGACAGCTACGGCTGGTCCAACGCCTGGCGCAGCCTGTGCTGGTCACGGCTGAAGAACGCGGAGAACGCCTACCAACTCGTCGTCAACAACCTGAAGCCCTCGGTGGGCGGTGGCAACGGCACGGCGCCGAACCTCTTCGACATCATGGACATGGGGGGAGGCCGCGGCATCTTCCAGATCGACGCCAACTTCGGCACCCCCTCCGCGATCATCGAGATGCTGGTCTACTCGCGGCCGGGTCACGTCGAGTTGCTGCCCGCCCTGCCCGCCGCGTGGGCGGCATCCGGCTCGGTATCCGGCGTCGGCGTCCGCGGCGGCTTCGTCGCCGACCTCAAGTGGAAGAACGGCAAGGTCACTCAGGTGACGCTGAAGAGCGTCGGCGGCCGTGACACGACCGTCTTCGCGGGCAGCGCCTCGCGGAAGATCAGCCTGAAGCCCGGCGAGTCCGTCACGCTGAGCAACCTCGGTTGA
- a CDS encoding alpha-galactosidase D, whose translation MRSSPYRVLRGAIPRFPRRTVRATLVLAVTAGLATAVPAAATQAATASSTSTTATSADAASGLAAKPYMGWSSWSMQSSQYPGLNPDGNYSYLTEANVLKQTDALASKLKKYGYDYVNIDAGWWMDRNWTSEFDQYGRQTPDPVRFPHGMKSVADHIHSKGLKAGIYLPVGLEKGAYGDGKTSIWNAPGCTTADIVYPDLRTTNGWDSAYKLDFDNPCAQKYIDSQAQMFADWGYDFLKLDGVGPGSFKSGDNYNNVADVAAWHKAIAATGRPIHLELSWSLDIGHAADWKKYSNGWRIETDVECYCNTLVTWENSVNDRWNDAPAWSHKAGPGGWNDLDALDVGNGAMDGLTDAERQSYMTLWAINKSPLYTGDDLTQLDSYGLSLLTNEEVIAVDQNTSPVARPVTPMGDEQVWGTRNSDGSYTVALFNLGDSAASVTADWASFGFTGAASVRDLWRHQNLGTYKNKITATLPAHGSRLFTVKPAGAPLATTGYEAESANNTLTGNASVAACDACSGGKKAGNLYLDSKLQFNDVKVQKDGIYTIKVAYVSGDPRSVTVYSNSGNGTRLKFPSTGDWSTADTVSIQLALKAGSNTITFDSGWDYSPDIDRIDVPKSA comes from the coding sequence ATGCGGTCATCCCCGTACAGAGTCCTGCGTGGAGCCATCCCCCGCTTCCCGCGCCGCACCGTCAGAGCGACGCTGGTCCTGGCCGTCACGGCCGGACTCGCCACAGCGGTCCCGGCCGCCGCCACCCAGGCCGCCACGGCCAGCTCCACGAGCACGACAGCCACCTCGGCCGACGCCGCCTCCGGCCTGGCGGCCAAGCCGTACATGGGCTGGTCGAGCTGGAGTATGCAGTCCTCCCAGTACCCGGGCCTGAACCCGGACGGTAACTACAGCTACCTCACCGAGGCGAACGTCCTGAAGCAGACGGACGCCCTCGCCTCGAAGTTGAAGAAGTACGGCTACGACTACGTCAACATCGACGCCGGCTGGTGGATGGACCGCAACTGGACGTCCGAGTTCGACCAGTACGGCCGGCAGACGCCCGACCCGGTCCGGTTCCCCCACGGCATGAAGTCGGTCGCCGACCACATCCACTCCAAGGGGCTCAAGGCCGGCATCTACCTGCCCGTCGGCCTGGAGAAGGGGGCCTACGGCGACGGCAAGACCTCGATCTGGAACGCTCCCGGCTGTACCACCGCGGACATCGTCTACCCGGACCTGCGCACCACCAACGGCTGGGACAGCGCGTACAAGCTGGACTTCGACAACCCTTGCGCGCAGAAGTACATCGACTCGCAGGCGCAGATGTTCGCGGACTGGGGCTATGACTTCCTGAAGTTGGACGGGGTGGGTCCGGGCTCGTTCAAGTCCGGTGACAACTACAACAACGTCGCGGACGTCGCCGCCTGGCACAAGGCCATCGCCGCCACCGGGCGCCCGATCCATCTCGAGCTGTCCTGGTCGCTCGACATCGGTCACGCCGCCGACTGGAAGAAGTACTCCAACGGCTGGCGCATCGAAACCGACGTCGAGTGCTACTGCAACACGCTGGTCACTTGGGAGAACTCGGTCAACGACCGGTGGAACGACGCCCCCGCGTGGAGCCACAAGGCGGGCCCGGGCGGCTGGAACGACCTCGACGCGCTCGACGTCGGCAACGGGGCGATGGACGGCCTCACCGACGCCGAGCGGCAGAGCTATATGACCCTGTGGGCCATCAACAAGTCACCTCTGTACACCGGTGACGACCTCACCCAGTTGGACAGCTACGGGCTGTCCCTGCTGACCAACGAGGAAGTCATCGCCGTCGACCAGAACACCTCGCCCGTCGCGCGCCCCGTGACCCCGATGGGCGACGAGCAGGTCTGGGGGACCAGGAACTCGGACGGCAGCTACACGGTCGCCCTGTTCAATCTCGGTGACTCGGCGGCCTCCGTCACCGCCGACTGGGCATCCTTCGGCTTCACCGGCGCGGCCTCCGTACGCGACCTGTGGAGGCACCAGAACCTGGGCACGTACAAGAACAAGATAACCGCGACGCTGCCCGCACACGGATCCCGGCTGTTCACCGTCAAGCCCGCCGGCGCTCCGCTGGCGACCACCGGTTACGAGGCCGAGTCCGCGAACAACACCCTGACCGGAAACGCCTCCGTCGCCGCATGCGACGCCTGCTCCGGCGGCAAGAAGGCCGGCAACCTCTACCTCGACAGCAAGCTTCAGTTCAACGACGTCAAGGTGCAGAAGGACGGCATCTACACCATCAAGGTCGCCTACGTCAGCGGCGACCCCCGCTCGGTGACGGTCTACTCCAACAGCGGCAATGGCACCCGCCTGAAGTTCCCCTCCACGGGCGACTGGAGCACGGCCGACACCGTCAGCATCCAGTTGGCCCTGAAGGCGGGCTCCAACACCATCACCTTCGACAGCGGCTGGGACTACTCACCCGACATCGACAGGATCGACGTACCCAAGTCCGCCTGA
- a CDS encoding ROK family transcriptional regulator, which translates to MRSTPSHEAAPAMTPAASLVFTTLLSHGPLTRAEVGRRTGLSPAAVTKAVRPLMELGYLVEGVDEEARPAVGRPANLVWVDGGRALFIGIKVTGDEIIAVLADLCCRIRISRHVPLKGREPEAVLPAITALVQELLTEADGFGVRVRGLGIAISGDVDRADGVVRYSPFLEWRDVPLAELAGTTTGLPVTVDNDVRALTVAEHWFGAGVGLSDFALVTVGAGIGCGLVVHGRVVSGAHGVAGEIGHLSLDPLGPLCHCGNRGCVEAIAADPAILRAVRAATGKQVSDAAEALDLAHDGDPGVRAVYARAGEAIGKAIGSLVNIFGPERVIISGEGLAAYDLFAEGIRDAFAASAFGTASQCDVITRPLPFEEWARGAAATAIQSFMASDTYEE; encoded by the coding sequence ATGCGCTCGACCCCCTCCCACGAGGCGGCCCCTGCGATGACGCCGGCCGCTTCCCTGGTCTTCACCACCCTGCTCTCCCACGGTCCGCTCACCCGGGCCGAGGTGGGGCGCAGGACCGGGCTCTCTCCGGCCGCAGTCACCAAGGCGGTCCGTCCGCTGATGGAACTCGGCTATCTGGTCGAGGGTGTGGACGAGGAGGCGCGGCCCGCAGTGGGACGTCCGGCCAACCTGGTGTGGGTGGACGGGGGCAGGGCGCTGTTCATCGGAATCAAGGTGACCGGCGACGAGATCATCGCCGTACTGGCCGACCTGTGCTGCCGTATCCGGATCTCCCGGCACGTACCCCTGAAGGGGCGCGAGCCGGAGGCGGTGCTCCCCGCCATCACCGCTCTGGTGCAGGAGTTGCTCACCGAGGCCGACGGATTCGGTGTGCGGGTGCGGGGGCTGGGCATCGCGATCTCGGGGGACGTGGATCGTGCGGACGGTGTGGTCCGCTACTCGCCCTTCCTGGAGTGGCGGGACGTACCGCTCGCCGAGCTCGCCGGGACCACGACCGGGCTGCCGGTCACGGTCGACAACGACGTGCGGGCGCTCACGGTCGCCGAGCACTGGTTCGGTGCCGGAGTCGGTCTCTCGGACTTCGCCCTGGTGACCGTGGGCGCCGGGATCGGCTGCGGCCTGGTGGTACACGGGCGGGTCGTGTCAGGCGCGCACGGCGTGGCCGGCGAGATCGGGCATCTGTCCCTCGACCCGCTCGGCCCGCTCTGCCACTGCGGCAACAGGGGTTGCGTGGAGGCGATCGCGGCGGACCCCGCGATACTCCGCGCGGTGCGCGCGGCGACGGGCAAGCAGGTGAGCGACGCAGCCGAGGCGCTGGACCTGGCCCACGACGGAGACCCCGGTGTCCGTGCGGTCTACGCACGGGCCGGTGAAGCCATCGGCAAGGCCATCGGGTCCCTGGTGAACATCTTCGGTCCCGAGCGGGTGATCATCTCGGGTGAGGGCCTGGCCGCCTACGACCTCTTCGCCGAGGGCATCCGGGACGCGTTCGCCGCGTCCGCCTTCGGTACGGCTTCACAGTGTGACGTGATCACACGCCCCCTGCCCTTCGAGGAGTGGGCGCGCGGGGCCGCGGCCACCGCGATCCAGTCCTTCATGGCGTCGGACACGTACGAGGAGTAG
- a CDS encoding alpha-galactosidase: MSAISFDSTSGVWLLSTAHTSYAMRIDGTGAPCHLAWGPRLSLAAAGQLVTPPAGEVSSFEGRSPAGEELPVDGGARYGAPSLRVRFADGTRAFEWAHLGHRISEPAPGTMELALEFHDRHYPLAVTLHYRVHDDTDVIERWTMLRNTGQQPIALLRADSAAWTLPPRDDYRISHVTGQWSAEDLLHRERVPHGETVLTSRRGITSHHASPWLMLDDGEATEDRGEVWSAALAWSGSWHVIVQRTPDGRTCFTGGAGHDGAELPLGPGAEYATPRFAALYTDRGFGAASRAWHAYVQAHVLPHPDETRPVLFNSWEATGFDVDEAGQKALAARAAKLGVELYVVDDGWFRGRRDDTAGLGDWTPDLERFPQGLGPLVEEVHRLGMRFGLWVEPEMVNPDSDLYRAHPDWVVHFPHRTRTELRNQLVLNFARDDVAEWAYGWLTRLVADNGIDFLKWDMNRAFSEAGWPAREDGQDLLWTRYVHNLYGVIDRLRADHPGLRIETCSGGGGRVDLGILSRTDQAWPSDNTDAADRVSIQHGFGQIYPARVMAAWVTDVPNQLTGRSVPLRYRFHVAMAGVLAVGGDLARWTPEELAQGAELVAEYKKIRHIVQHGTLHRLRGPVDDGPTAVQYTTPDRREVVVLVWQRAPRHGTPRPALRLAGLDPAARYRDAATGTVHHASVLTGYGIAPELPAGDWSSTCLHLNRVEDGAADGIDPR; this comes from the coding sequence ATGTCTGCCATCTCCTTCGACTCCACCTCCGGCGTCTGGCTGCTCTCCACTGCGCACACGTCGTACGCGATGCGGATCGACGGCACGGGAGCGCCCTGCCACCTCGCCTGGGGCCCTCGGCTGTCCCTCGCGGCGGCCGGTCAGCTCGTGACTCCCCCGGCGGGAGAGGTCAGCAGCTTCGAGGGCCGTTCCCCGGCCGGAGAGGAGTTGCCGGTCGACGGCGGTGCCCGGTACGGAGCGCCTTCCCTCCGGGTGCGGTTCGCCGACGGCACCCGGGCCTTCGAGTGGGCGCACCTGGGCCACCGGATCAGCGAGCCGGCGCCCGGAACGATGGAACTCGCCCTTGAGTTCCATGACCGCCACTACCCGCTGGCGGTCACGCTCCACTACCGCGTCCACGACGACACGGACGTCATCGAGCGCTGGACCATGCTGCGCAACACCGGACAGCAGCCGATCGCCCTGCTCCGCGCGGACTCGGCCGCCTGGACGCTGCCGCCGCGCGACGACTACCGCATCAGCCATGTCACGGGCCAGTGGTCGGCGGAGGATCTGCTGCACCGGGAGCGGGTGCCGCACGGCGAGACGGTGCTCACCAGCCGGCGTGGCATCACCAGCCACCACGCGAGCCCTTGGCTGATGCTGGACGACGGCGAGGCCACCGAGGACCGCGGCGAGGTGTGGAGCGCGGCCCTGGCGTGGAGCGGAAGCTGGCACGTCATCGTGCAGCGCACGCCCGACGGGCGGACGTGCTTCACGGGTGGAGCAGGTCATGACGGCGCGGAACTGCCCCTCGGCCCCGGTGCGGAATATGCGACCCCGCGCTTCGCGGCCCTGTACACCGACCGCGGCTTCGGCGCGGCGAGCCGTGCCTGGCACGCGTACGTCCAGGCCCATGTGCTCCCGCACCCGGACGAGACGCGCCCCGTGCTGTTCAACTCCTGGGAGGCCACGGGCTTCGATGTCGACGAGGCCGGCCAGAAGGCACTCGCGGCCCGGGCGGCGAAACTGGGGGTGGAGCTCTACGTCGTCGACGACGGCTGGTTCCGAGGCCGCCGCGACGACACCGCCGGACTCGGCGACTGGACACCGGACTTGGAGCGGTTCCCGCAGGGGCTTGGCCCGCTGGTGGAGGAGGTCCACCGGCTCGGGATGCGCTTCGGACTGTGGGTGGAGCCCGAGATGGTCAACCCGGACAGCGACCTCTACCGCGCGCATCCCGACTGGGTGGTGCACTTCCCGCACCGCACCCGCACCGAACTGCGCAACCAGCTGGTGCTCAACTTCGCGCGTGACGACGTCGCCGAATGGGCGTACGGATGGCTGACCCGCCTGGTCGCGGACAACGGGATCGATTTCCTCAAGTGGGACATGAACCGCGCCTTCAGCGAGGCCGGCTGGCCCGCTCGCGAGGACGGTCAGGACCTGCTGTGGACGCGATACGTGCACAACCTCTACGGCGTGATCGACCGGCTGCGTGCGGACCACCCCGGGCTGCGCATCGAGACGTGCAGCGGTGGCGGTGGCCGCGTCGACCTGGGCATTCTGTCCCGTACGGACCAGGCATGGCCGTCCGACAACACCGACGCGGCGGACCGGGTCTCCATCCAGCACGGCTTCGGTCAGATCTACCCGGCCCGGGTGATGGCGGCCTGGGTGACGGATGTGCCCAACCAGCTCACCGGCCGCTCGGTGCCGCTGCGTTACCGATTCCATGTCGCGATGGCGGGCGTCCTGGCGGTGGGCGGTGACCTCGCACGCTGGACGCCGGAGGAACTCGCCCAGGGCGCGGAGTTGGTGGCGGAGTACAAGAAGATCCGTCACATCGTCCAGCACGGCACCCTGCACCGGCTGCGCGGTCCCGTCGATGACGGACCGACCGCCGTGCAGTACACCACCCCGGACCGCCGGGAGGTCGTGGTGCTGGTGTGGCAGCGGGCACCCCGCCACGGCACGCCGCGCCCCGCCCTCAGGCTCGCCGGCCTGGATCCCGCCGCGCGATACCGGGACGCCGCCACCGGCACCGTGCACCACGCGTCCGTACTGACCGGGTACGGGATCGCGCCCGAGCTGCCGGCCGGTGACTGGTCCAGCACATGCCTGCACCTGAACAGGGTCGAGGACGGGGCGGCCGACGGCATCGACCCTCGGTGA